Proteins encoded within one genomic window of Pedosphaera parvula Ellin514:
- a CDS encoding ABC transporter ATP-binding protein, which produces MSDTAIKVENLSKRYILGSRGNAHDGLRHRIEEFARKPWRMLEIAARRRKAGEEEFWALKNVSFDIKQGEVVGVIGRNGAGKSTLLKILSRITEPTEGRIKIRGRVASLLEVGTGFHPELTGRENIYLNGAILGMSRMEIKRRFDEIVAFAEVERFLDTPVKRYSSGMYVRLAFAVAAHLEPEILVVDEVLAVGDAQFQQKCLGKMQEVSRQQGRTVLFVSHNMAAVLQLTRTGIVMEKGKLRFHGDTERAVENYVGAMASDACVFFDVAKSPRKYMGSQAARFVSFRFDKTSPIFFSNEHFCFYAKVRAYENIPRLRFSITIFTAEGIPVGSCFGAEEGGPRQGEEAEFEVTLPCPRLAPGHYYCGVAVGKGDHRSGHVDYDVVLETLSFEVSPEEGAAGTISTWTRGWGSVVFPDLIQKCISSGRSAHE; this is translated from the coding sequence ATGAGTGATACTGCAATTAAAGTAGAAAACCTCTCCAAACGCTATATCCTGGGATCGCGTGGAAATGCACATGATGGTCTGCGCCATCGAATCGAGGAGTTTGCCCGCAAACCCTGGCGGATGCTCGAAATCGCAGCCAGGAGAAGAAAGGCCGGGGAGGAAGAATTCTGGGCGTTGAAAAATGTTTCATTCGACATCAAGCAAGGCGAAGTGGTTGGTGTTATTGGCCGCAACGGAGCGGGAAAATCAACGCTCTTAAAAATACTAAGCCGCATTACTGAGCCGACAGAGGGCCGTATTAAAATCCGTGGCCGTGTCGCCAGTCTTTTAGAGGTTGGAACGGGGTTCCATCCGGAGCTGACAGGTCGTGAAAACATCTATTTGAATGGGGCAATTCTTGGCATGAGCCGGATGGAGATAAAAAGACGCTTTGACGAGATTGTTGCCTTTGCAGAAGTGGAAAGATTCCTGGATACTCCTGTGAAGCGTTATTCCTCTGGAATGTACGTCCGGTTGGCTTTTGCAGTAGCCGCACATTTGGAACCTGAGATATTGGTGGTGGATGAAGTGCTGGCAGTGGGGGATGCGCAGTTTCAACAAAAGTGCCTTGGTAAGATGCAGGAAGTTTCCCGCCAGCAAGGCAGGACTGTTTTATTCGTGAGCCATAACATGGCTGCTGTCCTGCAACTGACAAGAACCGGGATCGTGATGGAAAAAGGAAAGCTTCGCTTCCATGGAGACACGGAGAGAGCAGTTGAAAACTATGTAGGTGCGATGGCTTCTGATGCGTGTGTATTTTTTGATGTAGCCAAATCGCCACGCAAATATATGGGCAGCCAAGCTGCAAGATTCGTCTCTTTCCGATTCGATAAGACATCCCCCATCTTTTTCTCGAATGAACATTTTTGTTTCTATGCGAAGGTGAGAGCTTACGAAAATATTCCCCGGTTGCGTTTTAGCATAACGATTTTTACTGCGGAGGGAATTCCAGTCGGCAGTTGTTTTGGAGCTGAGGAGGGTGGTCCACGACAAGGTGAAGAAGCAGAGTTTGAAGTAACTCTGCCTTGTCCGAGGCTGGCCCCGGGACATTACTATTGCGGAGTGGCAGTGGGCAAGGGTGATCACCGAAGTGGCCATGTTGACTATGATGTAGTGCTTGAAACCTTATCCTTCGAGGTGAGTCCAGAGGAGGGTGCGGCTGGAACAATCTCAACGTGGACCAGAGGCTGGGGCTCCGTTGTATTCCCGGATCTTATACAAAAATGCATTTCATCGGGCAGGAGCGCTCATGAATAA
- a CDS encoding class I SAM-dependent methyltransferase, with protein sequence MNNFDYSIYYGRFHNETEEHATIMANWLQTVIGPHLPKDKQSSIIDIGCGYGFALRAMRNLGYQSLQGLEMSPQQAERCRKAGFEVAVSDSTVEWLGRNRESFAFAVVLDVLEHVPVEVQINFMRAIYESLKPGGSVVLTVPNANAILNARWRYNDYTHYSSFTEHSLYFVLKNAGFKTIDLDASKGLGKMPKRLWRKSSRDALRKWMVRWCWFQVFKAELPWERLQDISFELNLKAVATKA encoded by the coding sequence ATGAATAATTTTGATTATTCCATTTATTACGGGCGATTTCACAATGAAACCGAAGAACATGCGACAATTATGGCCAATTGGTTGCAAACGGTCATTGGCCCGCACCTCCCCAAAGACAAGCAGTCTTCAATCATCGATATAGGTTGTGGTTACGGATTTGCACTTCGGGCAATGCGGAATCTCGGGTATCAATCGCTACAGGGACTCGAAATGTCTCCACAACAGGCTGAACGCTGCCGCAAGGCCGGGTTTGAAGTGGCGGTTAGTGACTCAACAGTGGAGTGGTTGGGCCGGAACCGTGAGAGCTTTGCGTTCGCGGTGGTGTTAGATGTTTTGGAGCACGTGCCCGTGGAAGTGCAAATAAATTTCATGCGTGCCATTTACGAATCACTTAAACCAGGGGGCAGCGTTGTTCTGACTGTTCCCAACGCCAATGCGATTCTTAATGCACGCTGGCGCTACAACGATTACACGCATTATTCGAGTTTCACGGAACATTCTCTTTATTTTGTGCTGAAAAACGCCGGATTTAAAACCATTGACCTTGATGCGTCCAAAGGACTTGGAAAAATGCCGAAGCGCCTCTGGCGGAAGAGCAGTCGTGATGCGCTGCGCAAATGGATGGTTCGTTGGTGTTGGTTTCAGGTCTTTAAGGCGGAGCTTCCCTGGGAACGTTTGCAGGACATCAGCTTTGAACTCAATCTGAAGGCTGTGGCAACAAAAGCGTGA
- a CDS encoding HAD family hydrolase produces the protein MNSVRSFDVFDTCLTRRRAVPSDVFYTVGRIVFTKLGILPTREKLEDFVANRIEAERLARQRISREEITLVEIWEVLLSSLGWTDKDLIKCEIEAEEQLLFPIAIMREQVLTSRKQGIRVVFTSDTYLPRSFVEKLLINRGFAEPGDGFYISSEIGKTKASGNLFKHLLQAEAVSPNKVQHVGDNVQSDYLVAKSCGIDAALCDYANATPYELRLLQLESCRGAAAEIVGAARAFRLQRHGLDNIPLKEMVGQFAGPFVMGFAVWLLKRARETGVKRLYFLSRDCQLIWKAASVLAPEFGGIECKYLYVSRQALFLPSAGAISPEEMTWMRRFFEEPRLDRLLAKLELTFDDVQGSLGAMAGEQKGAYCLKSESDWDLFWNALNQEPTKKRILDLISTRRQSALEYFRTAGLFDSVSWALVDIGWFLTCQHSLRKLLLAGGWTGQLQGFYLGLQQGRKGPAEAGTAEAMFYQRAPDVPHALQNSGIFSCATLLEHLIGCADHPTVHHYAAAGNVAQPVFGGTLKESEANLAAELHELTLSFVNENRSLVSTFSNSTTCRILLDVLVSNFVKFPSENMAKSIAALSAAFDQNNLDSMPIVKAFNFFNALTPMLPRRYPFLRFWKEMDCLWPEGSLAMTAPNVQYVLAASQFAARVRSKVWRTIRR, from the coding sequence GTGAATTCTGTTCGTTCGTTTGATGTTTTTGATACCTGCCTTACACGGCGAAGGGCGGTGCCATCCGACGTTTTCTACACTGTTGGGCGCATTGTTTTTACCAAGCTTGGCATATTGCCGACGCGAGAAAAACTGGAGGATTTTGTCGCCAACCGAATTGAAGCTGAACGTCTCGCACGCCAACGCATAAGCAGAGAAGAGATTACCCTCGTTGAAATCTGGGAGGTGCTTCTTTCGTCACTAGGCTGGACGGATAAAGACCTCATTAAATGTGAAATTGAAGCGGAAGAACAACTACTCTTTCCCATCGCGATCATGCGCGAACAAGTATTGACTTCGCGCAAGCAGGGTATCCGGGTGGTATTTACTTCGGATACTTATCTGCCTCGGAGTTTTGTTGAGAAGTTATTGATTAACAGAGGTTTTGCCGAACCTGGGGATGGATTTTACATCTCCAGTGAAATCGGGAAAACGAAAGCTTCGGGCAATCTGTTCAAACATCTCCTGCAAGCCGAGGCTGTGAGTCCGAACAAAGTGCAGCATGTCGGTGATAATGTTCAAAGCGATTATTTGGTTGCCAAGTCGTGCGGGATTGACGCGGCTCTTTGCGACTATGCGAATGCTACACCATATGAACTGCGCCTCCTGCAATTGGAGTCATGCCGCGGCGCGGCCGCAGAGATAGTGGGAGCCGCGCGAGCCTTCCGGTTGCAGCGCCATGGGTTGGACAATATTCCGCTTAAGGAGATGGTGGGACAATTTGCAGGCCCGTTTGTAATGGGTTTTGCCGTTTGGCTGTTGAAACGTGCTCGAGAGACAGGGGTGAAGCGCCTTTATTTTCTTTCTCGCGATTGCCAATTGATTTGGAAGGCAGCTTCCGTGCTGGCTCCCGAGTTTGGGGGAATCGAGTGCAAATATCTCTACGTTTCACGTCAGGCTCTTTTCCTTCCCTCCGCAGGAGCCATTTCACCCGAGGAAATGACCTGGATGAGGAGGTTCTTTGAAGAGCCTCGTCTGGATCGGCTTTTGGCGAAGCTTGAGTTAACCTTTGACGATGTCCAAGGCAGTCTGGGGGCTATGGCCGGTGAGCAAAAAGGAGCTTACTGCCTTAAGTCTGAGTCCGATTGGGACCTTTTTTGGAATGCGCTAAATCAGGAGCCGACTAAAAAGCGAATTCTGGATCTTATCAGTACACGCCGACAGTCAGCTTTGGAATACTTCCGGACGGCGGGACTATTCGATTCTGTCTCCTGGGCCCTGGTTGACATCGGGTGGTTTTTGACCTGCCAGCACTCCTTGCGAAAGCTTCTTCTTGCCGGTGGATGGACGGGCCAGTTACAGGGTTTTTATTTGGGGCTCCAACAAGGGCGGAAAGGTCCGGCAGAGGCAGGGACCGCCGAGGCCATGTTTTATCAGCGTGCTCCTGACGTCCCACATGCGTTGCAAAATTCTGGCATTTTTTCGTGTGCCACGCTGCTTGAACATTTGATTGGATGCGCTGATCATCCAACAGTTCATCATTATGCGGCCGCAGGAAATGTGGCTCAACCGGTTTTTGGCGGAACCCTGAAAGAATCGGAAGCGAACCTGGCGGCCGAACTCCATGAATTGACTTTAAGTTTTGTTAACGAGAACCGCTCGCTGGTCTCAACTTTTTCAAACTCCACCACCTGCCGAATCCTGCTCGATGTTCTCGTATCAAATTTTGTGAAATTTCCGAGCGAGAATATGGCAAAATCGATCGCGGCACTTTCGGCGGCATTTGACCAAAACAACCTGGACTCGATGCCAATCGTGAAAGCATTTAATTTTTTTAATGCACTGACTCCGATGCTCCCGAGACGATATCCATTTCTTCGTTTTTGGAAGGAGATGGACTGCCTCTGGCCGGAGGGTTCTTTGGCGATGACCGCGCCGAATGTGCAATATGTTCTGGCAGCGAGCCAATTTGCCGCCAGAGTTCGTTCAAAAGTTTGGCGGACGATTCGACGTTAA
- a CDS encoding glycosyltransferase family 2 protein, with the protein MDTSVIICTRNRAGSLKETLESVKELRSMLGLQQEVLVVDNGSSDETQAVVKQTQFAEIKLRYVFESRPGLAVARNRGVKEARGRLLLFTDDDVRLPQNWIELMCSPILEGRADAVVGRVKLAPELERGWMTATHRSWLASTEGVDFGNPERLVGANMALNRAVFEKVPMFDEELGAGALGSGEETLFSLQLKEAGFRLGAVPASEVWHFFGEERLRRRSWLAACMQQGKSGAYLNHHWRHERLARARYRLYANLARYYFWRVVKWKECRRAEGIPLWELILLERVNRLQHYFVECKRPYNYEVRGLVKSGGAAVAS; encoded by the coding sequence GTGGATACATCAGTCATCATCTGCACGCGCAATCGGGCTGGCTCGTTGAAGGAGACCTTGGAGTCGGTTAAGGAGTTGCGTTCGATGCTGGGACTGCAACAGGAAGTTTTGGTGGTGGACAATGGTTCCAGTGACGAGACGCAAGCTGTGGTGAAACAAACGCAGTTTGCGGAGATTAAACTCCGATATGTTTTTGAGTCGCGTCCGGGATTGGCGGTGGCGAGAAATCGGGGAGTGAAGGAGGCGCGTGGCCGGTTGTTGCTTTTTACCGATGACGATGTGCGTTTGCCGCAGAACTGGATTGAGTTGATGTGCAGTCCGATTTTGGAGGGGCGGGCAGATGCGGTTGTGGGCCGGGTTAAGCTGGCACCGGAGTTGGAGCGGGGATGGATGACGGCCACTCATCGCTCATGGCTGGCCAGCACTGAAGGCGTGGACTTTGGTAATCCTGAGAGGTTGGTTGGCGCCAATATGGCGCTCAACCGGGCGGTGTTTGAGAAGGTGCCGATGTTCGATGAGGAATTGGGGGCAGGTGCATTGGGTTCCGGGGAGGAGACACTTTTTTCGCTGCAGTTGAAAGAGGCAGGGTTTCGACTGGGAGCGGTGCCGGCCAGTGAGGTCTGGCATTTTTTTGGTGAAGAGCGTTTAAGGCGCAGGAGTTGGCTGGCGGCCTGCATGCAGCAGGGGAAATCGGGAGCTTACCTGAACCATCACTGGCGGCACGAACGGTTGGCGCGGGCGCGATATCGGCTCTATGCGAATTTGGCAAGATATTATTTTTGGCGGGTGGTGAAGTGGAAGGAATGTCGGAGGGCGGAAGGGATTCCACTGTGGGAGTTAATTCTTTTGGAGCGGGTGAACCGGCTTCAGCATTATTTTGTCGAGTGCAAGCGGCCTTACAACTATGAGGTGCGTGGTTTGGTAAAGAGCGGTGGCGCAGCAGTGGCTTCGTAA
- a CDS encoding glycosyltransferase, giving the protein MEKKRENFDCSVIICTRNCAPSLEKTLQAMGGVCVPAGWRAELIVVDNASTDNTARVARSAQLKNFEVRYLYEEKAGKSNALNSGVAAAQGEVILFTDDDVIPVVDWLDRLATPLLKRKCDAVVGRIELAESLLRPWMDSTHKLWLAAPDLPPDGEVELIGANMGFHRSVLKSVPKYDPELGPGASGFGEETVFSWQLCAAGLRLKSVPEALVVHHPAASRLLRSQWLAAAHKRGKSLAYMLHHWKHGEIRVPAFRAGFLKLKLLLRRMMQPPPPLDGEGAPSWEMSYVAEIEMCRQFLKERRRSRNYEKKGLVKLRV; this is encoded by the coding sequence ATGGAAAAGAAGAGAGAAAACTTCGATTGTTCAGTCATTATCTGCACGCGTAACTGTGCTCCATCGCTGGAAAAAACTTTGCAAGCGATGGGAGGGGTCTGTGTTCCGGCAGGATGGCGCGCAGAATTGATCGTAGTGGATAATGCCTCCACGGACAATACGGCGAGGGTGGCGCGAAGCGCCCAGCTTAAGAATTTTGAGGTTCGGTATTTGTATGAGGAAAAGGCCGGGAAAAGCAATGCCTTGAACAGTGGAGTGGCCGCAGCTCAAGGCGAGGTCATTCTTTTTACTGATGACGATGTGATACCAGTGGTTGACTGGCTTGACAGATTGGCCACACCGCTGTTGAAGCGGAAGTGCGATGCGGTGGTGGGGCGGATTGAGCTGGCGGAAAGTTTGTTGAGGCCGTGGATGGATTCGACACACAAATTATGGTTGGCTGCGCCGGACCTGCCGCCGGATGGCGAAGTGGAGTTGATTGGCGCCAACATGGGTTTTCATCGGTCGGTGCTCAAGTCGGTGCCAAAGTATGATCCGGAGCTTGGGCCTGGAGCCAGTGGGTTTGGCGAGGAGACGGTCTTCTCGTGGCAATTGTGCGCGGCGGGTTTGCGATTGAAATCGGTTCCTGAAGCGCTGGTGGTGCATCATCCTGCGGCTTCCAGGCTGTTGCGTTCTCAGTGGCTGGCTGCAGCACATAAGCGGGGTAAATCCCTGGCCTACATGCTGCATCACTGGAAACATGGCGAAATCAGGGTGCCTGCCTTCCGTGCTGGTTTTTTGAAATTAAAGCTGTTGCTCCGACGAATGATGCAACCTCCTCCACCGCTGGACGGGGAAGGAGCCCCTTCATGGGAAATGAGCTATGTGGCTGAAATAGAAATGTGCCGGCAATTTCTGAAGGAGAGAAGACGGTCCAGAAATTATGAGAAGAAAGGGTTGGTTAAACTGAGAGTCTAG
- a CDS encoding polysaccharide deacetylase family protein, whose product MVSRLIRLGISLVVFGGDFLVRLVGGRRAGSCVVINYHSVHDETRERFARQCELVLKLARPVFAARELSFEKGSRYVAITADDAFCSFIKNGVPEMVQRKIPVTLFVPTGYLGRRSSWDDYGGPNQVGEELVTAEDLKRLAVCETIDFGSHGVNHPDLAKMTEAEARRELKESKDSLIAITRREIKGVSFPYGSYGDRELKLVSETGYQFCFGSTAESVSSALRGGLMGRVSVQPTDWELEFKLKVLGAYRWVKWASSGKRSIFSLLKRN is encoded by the coding sequence ATGGTGTCGCGTTTGATAAGGCTCGGGATCTCGCTGGTGGTGTTTGGGGGCGACTTTTTGGTGAGGTTAGTGGGAGGGCGGCGGGCGGGAAGCTGCGTAGTGATCAATTATCATTCGGTGCACGATGAGACGCGGGAGCGATTTGCCAGGCAGTGTGAGCTGGTGTTGAAGCTGGCGCGGCCTGTTTTCGCGGCGCGGGAGTTGAGTTTTGAGAAGGGGTCGCGTTATGTGGCAATCACTGCCGACGATGCGTTTTGCAGTTTCATCAAAAACGGTGTGCCCGAAATGGTGCAACGAAAGATACCGGTGACTTTGTTTGTGCCGACGGGTTATCTCGGACGGCGTTCGAGCTGGGATGATTATGGCGGTCCCAACCAGGTGGGTGAGGAATTGGTGACGGCCGAGGATCTGAAGCGATTGGCGGTGTGTGAGACAATTGATTTCGGTTCGCATGGTGTCAATCATCCGGACCTGGCGAAGATGACGGAAGCAGAAGCCCGGCGGGAATTGAAGGAATCGAAAGATTCGTTAATCGCTATCACGAGGCGCGAGATCAAGGGTGTGAGTTTTCCCTACGGCAGTTACGGGGACCGGGAATTGAAACTGGTTTCGGAAACTGGTTACCAGTTTTGTTTTGGATCGACGGCTGAGAGTGTGAGTTCCGCTTTGCGGGGAGGATTGATGGGCCGGGTATCGGTGCAACCGACGGATTGGGAGTTGGAATTCAAATTGAAGGTGCTGGGGGCGTATCGCTGGGTGAAATGGGCATCATCGGGCAAGCGGTCGATCTTTTCCCTCCTCAAGCGGAATTAA